A genomic window from Acidobacteriota bacterium includes:
- a CDS encoding ABC transporter ATP-binding protein produces MIIAEKLSKRYRLGGKQQRYKTLRDQIVEQTRASVQKVGALFSGRSKAASAEANTFWALKDVSFEIKPGEVVGIVGRNGAGKTTLLKLLSRITEPTSGCATIQGRIGSLLEVGTGFHNELSGRENIYLNGTILGMKRAEINRKLDEIIAFAEVEKFIDTPVKHYSSGMYMRLAFSVAAHLEPEILLIDEVLAVGDSVFQKKCLGKMEDIGKAGRTVLFVSHNLAAVRSLCNKGLLLKEGQLVEAGDIGRIIESYYKSVSQDAETQTDTSATHSRFGPVTLNESLKPTLLQAEGFEVSTTLNITSEIGGFTLHCILEDMHGDQVFHVRQESPQLSTRKLTAGKYNIELRIPPLWLNPGLYSLYFKVLYWGDFASSRHVSDRLLIDVNGESSATNALLHPQSDWAFYPSPERTRQPNVLAAQ; encoded by the coding sequence TTGATCATTGCGGAAAAGCTTTCCAAACGGTACCGCCTCGGCGGCAAACAACAACGGTACAAAACGCTGCGCGACCAGATTGTCGAACAAACGCGCGCCTCCGTGCAAAAGGTCGGCGCGCTCTTCAGCGGGCGCTCGAAGGCAGCCAGCGCAGAGGCGAACACCTTTTGGGCGCTCAAAGACGTCTCGTTTGAAATCAAACCCGGCGAAGTCGTCGGCATCGTGGGCCGCAATGGCGCGGGCAAAACGACCTTGTTGAAACTGCTCTCGCGCATCACCGAACCGACCAGCGGCTGCGCCACGATTCAGGGCCGCATCGGTTCCCTGCTCGAAGTCGGCACCGGCTTTCACAATGAGCTTTCGGGCCGCGAGAATATCTATCTGAACGGCACGATCCTGGGCATGAAACGGGCCGAGATCAATCGCAAGCTCGACGAGATCATCGCTTTTGCCGAAGTGGAAAAATTCATTGATACGCCGGTCAAACATTACTCCAGCGGCATGTACATGCGCTTGGCCTTTTCGGTCGCGGCGCACTTGGAGCCGGAGATTCTGTTGATTGATGAAGTGCTGGCGGTCGGCGACAGCGTCTTTCAGAAAAAGTGTTTGGGCAAGATGGAAGACATCGGCAAGGCCGGGCGCACGGTGCTCTTTGTCAGCCACAATCTGGCGGCGGTGCGTTCGCTCTGCAACAAAGGGCTGCTGCTGAAAGAAGGCCAACTGGTCGAGGCGGGCGACATCGGGCGCATCATCGAGTCGTATTACAAATCGGTCAGCCAGGATGCCGAAACCCAAACCGACACCAGCGCGACGCATTCGCGCTTCGGGCCAGTGACGTTGAACGAATCGCTCAAACCGACTCTGCTGCAAGCGGAAGGCTTCGAGGTTTCGACCACGTTGAATATCACCAGCGAAATCGGCGGCTTCACGCTGCACTGCATCCTGGAAGACATGCACGGCGATCAGGTCTTCCACGTGCGGCAGGAAAGCCCGCAACTCAGCACGCGCAAGCTGACGGCGGGCAAGTACAACATCGAACTGCGCATCCCGCCGCTCTGGCTCAATCCCGGTTTGTATTCGCTATATTTCAAAGTGCTGTACTGGGGCGATTTCGCTTCGTCGCGGCACGTGTCTGATCGGCTGTTGATTGATGTCAACGGCGAAAGCAGCGCCACCAATGCGCTGTTGCACCCGCAATCCGACTGGGCGTTCTATCCCTCACCAGAACGCACGCGCCAGCCCAACGTTCTGGCAGCCCAATAA
- a CDS encoding glycosyltransferase family 4 protein, which yields MSLSLNSESAVRPIPTTTLQQPRSLLFFYATHAISTDAPTSVARSLGLTIEWLNEHYPAWQIEAICPPGGKAGKARFINADLDAGDQRWLRFRRLLNWVHRETRWAPKAVKLAAQAQLKPDLTICVSSYVARQVRQHFPQTKLIYWVRNLPAPSQEQTVFAALKIVDAVVVPSRAIYQAMWQLYSRDAFPAPVWIIPNRLDQRRFHPAEANTRQQQRAKLGLAETDIAIVHVGGTAVHKGRHIVEQALRLCRDLGRRVVLFSAGGKQQPARALGANLELVELGMLTPDALADLYHACDLGVVPSLCWESFSLATTEMMSAGLCVIASNTGGIPENLQDQQNGWLIQNPNELREWAHALEQTITNTELRQRLASDAKQTAAARFGPGSTEVDAHWHQLLQHLLAP from the coding sequence ATGTCACTTTCCCTCAACAGCGAATCGGCTGTTAGGCCGATTCCAACTACCACGTTACAACAGCCTCGTTCGTTGTTGTTTTTTTATGCGACACACGCGATTTCGACGGATGCGCCGACCTCTGTCGCGCGCTCGCTGGGGCTGACCATCGAATGGCTCAACGAACATTATCCCGCTTGGCAAATCGAAGCCATTTGTCCGCCCGGCGGCAAGGCGGGCAAAGCGCGCTTTATCAACGCCGATTTAGATGCCGGCGATCAGCGCTGGCTTCGCTTCCGTCGCCTCTTGAATTGGGTGCATCGCGAAACGCGCTGGGCGCCCAAGGCGGTCAAGCTCGCGGCGCAAGCGCAGCTCAAACCCGATCTGACGATTTGCGTTTCATCGTATGTCGCGCGGCAGGTGCGGCAACACTTCCCACAAACCAAACTCATTTATTGGGTGCGCAATCTGCCCGCGCCCAGTCAGGAACAAACGGTGTTTGCGGCGCTCAAAATCGTGGACGCCGTCGTCGTACCCAGCCGCGCGATTTACCAGGCGATGTGGCAGCTTTACAGCCGGGATGCGTTTCCCGCGCCCGTCTGGATCATTCCCAATCGGCTGGATCAACGCCGCTTCCACCCGGCGGAGGCGAACACGCGCCAACAGCAGCGCGCCAAACTGGGCCTGGCCGAAACGGATATTGCCATCGTGCACGTCGGCGGCACAGCGGTGCATAAAGGCCGCCACATTGTCGAGCAGGCGCTCAGGCTTTGCCGCGACCTCGGTCGTCGTGTCGTGTTGTTTTCGGCGGGCGGCAAGCAGCAACCGGCGCGTGCCTTGGGCGCCAATCTTGAATTGGTCGAACTGGGCATGCTCACGCCGGATGCGCTGGCCGATCTTTATCACGCCTGCGATTTGGGCGTCGTGCCGAGCCTGTGTTGGGAAAGTTTTTCGCTCGCCACGACTGAAATGATGAGCGCGGGCCTGTGCGTCATCGCGTCGAACACCGGCGGCATTCCTGAAAATTTGCAAGACCAGCAAAACGGCTGGCTCATTCAAAATCCGAACGAGTTGCGCGAATGGGCGCACGCGCTCGAACAAACCATCACCAATACCGAATTGCGCCAACGGCTGGCTAGCGACGCCAAACAAACGGCGGCGGCGCGATTCGGCCCGGGCAGCACCGAAGTGGATGCGCACTGGCATCAACTGTTGCAACATCTGCTTGCCCCTTAG